From Gottschalkiaceae bacterium SANA:
TTCGAAACGGCGCCCGGCCCATCATAACAATCTCAAGACAGGTAAAGGGAAATCGGATTTGCAGCTCTTGTGAAATTACAGCGGCTTTTTTGCTGAATTCCTTGATGGAAACAGCCCTTAGATTCCGATCCCCCAGCATTACCTTTCCTTGAAATGGAGGAAGACTTTTCGTCAGAAGACGAAATAACGTGGTTTTTCCCGCCCCGTTCGGTCCGATAATTGACGTGAATTTTCCGGGGCTAATATCGAAAGTAAGATTTTCTATTATTTTTTGATCTCCATAGGAGAAGGATAGGTTTTCAACTTGAATCATAATAAACTCCTAGAATAAGGCCTTGTTCTTCTTAACGAAAATGGCAATAAAAAATGGTCCCCCAAACAGGGTGGTAAATACACCAACAGGAATCTCGATATTCAATAGCACCCGGGTTACCGTATCGGCCAGCAACAAGAGCAAGCCACCTAACAAGCCCGATAAAGGCAATAGAATGCGATTATCCGATCCCACAAGAAAGCGAAGCATATGGGGAACAATCAAACCAATAAAGCCTATAATCCCGCTAACGGAGACGCATACCGCTGTCATCAAAGAACCACTGATCAATAAAATTCGCCTGACCCGTTGGGTATCTACCCCCAGGTTTCTAGCTTCCTGGTCCCCCAAACACATCAGATTTAAATCATCAGCATAGTACAAGCAGATTGCCATGCAGATTCCAATAACAACAAAACAAAGCCCTACATGCATCCAACTCCTTGCTGATAAACTGCCCATCAACCAATAGATAATGGCAGAAACACCCTCTCCAGACAGACTCTTCAAGAAACTAATACCAGCCGAGAAAATCGAACTGACTATAATTCCGGCAATAATCATATTGCTGGGACTTAGCGTCCCATCCACCCGCGCAATCCTCAACACTAAGCCCAAGGTTCCCAAGGCACCCATAAAAGCAAAAAGGGTCACTGGCAGATGCAGATTCATTGAAAAAAGATTGATGAAAATTGCAACAGATGCGCCAAATGCCGCTCCCGATGAGACACCCATGGTGTAGGAATCAGCGAGGGGATTCATTAAAAGTGCTTGAAAAACCGCACCGGATACCGCTAGACCACATCCCACCAAAATTCCTGTCAAAATCCTGGGTAATCGAATATTCCAAACAATGCTGCTCCATGAATCGGGGATTCCTTCCAACAAACTCGGATCCACTCTACCCCCGATAATCTTAAGGGTATCGAGAATGGAAATTTCCGCCCTGCCCAAATTGACTGCCATAAGTCCAACGCCCATCAACACACAGAAAAAGAAGAATAGGATCAAGCTGTCTTTTTTCCGTTTGTCTTGCATTTTTATCCATAACTGATTTTCCATCATATCCTCCAAGGCATAAAAAAAGATGAGTCCCCTTTCGGAGTCTCATCATAAATATCAAATACGGCCTTGGCCCTATCTATTCATGGTGCCATCTCCCTCCGAAATGGTTGTCATGCCATGCATTAGGTAGGTCTCCTGACTTGTCTTCATCCTACTCCCATCCTTCCCAATCCTATGGATCAGTGGTTACATGGTTTCGTCCAACTTACAGTAGCGGGGGCTGTGCTAGATTTTCACTAGCTTCCCATTTAAGCTTTCGCGCCTATTGCATTATTTAATTATCGTTAACAGAATACCATCAAGTTTTCTATCCGTAAAGTCATTTTTTGGATATATAATGAGATTATTCTGTCATAGAATTCATTCATACGACCAAAACCATAAAGCCTATTTACAAAAAAACGAAGGATCGACTAATCGCCAATCACTTCGTTTCGATTGTTATTGGGCTAATTTTTGATACCGAGCTTCAATCCAATGAAGGTTCTTATTGACCCGCGCATTGGAAATGCTAATCTCCAACAAAGCCGGCAACTGTATGGTATAGGACAATTTTTCGATCTTCAATCCCTGCCCCCATCGCTTCATTTGTGCTTTCACTTCTTCAATAGCTTCTGCACTCAAACTTTCTGCTTCTTGCACCAATCCAATATCATAGATTAAATGGGCAATCTCTTTGGCTTCCTTCATCGCTGTTTTTGCTTCCAGTAATTCCGCTTTCCCCGGCTGCAACCAGCCCGGTAATTTTTCGTATTCCTTCTCCCGATCGAAAATCTGCGCATATACCCATTCGATATCGGCA
This genomic window contains:
- a CDS encoding iron ABC transporter permease; amino-acid sequence: MENQLWIKMQDKRKKDSLILFFFFCVLMGVGLMAVNLGRAEISILDTLKIIGGRVDPSLLEGIPDSWSSIVWNIRLPRILTGILVGCGLAVSGAVFQALLMNPLADSYTMGVSSGAAFGASVAIFINLFSMNLHLPVTLFAFMGALGTLGLVLRIARVDGTLSPSNMIIAGIIVSSIFSAGISFLKSLSGEGVSAIIYWLMGSLSARSWMHVGLCFVVIGICMAICLYYADDLNLMCLGDQEARNLGVDTQRVRRILLISGSLMTAVCVSVSGIIGFIGLIVPHMLRFLVGSDNRILLPLSGLLGGLLLLLADTVTRVLLNIEIPVGVFTTLFGGPFFIAIFVKKNKALF